The following is a genomic window from Sutcliffiella horikoshii.
CCATTGAACGGTATTTTCCGGGAGATGGAGAGGGCTACGAACGATTTATGTCTGAGACGGAGAAACGGATGGACGCCCTTACTCCGATTCTTCAAGGGAAAATGGATCGTTTCTATCATTATTTTCAATGGAAAGTGATTAAAGCGTTGCCGCAGCTCAGCCTTGGCAGCAGTTTGTATGATCAATTAAGTAAATATTTCCGACAAGAACAACTCAAGCTTGCGTTCACTTTTCAATCCAAATATTTAGGAATGTCCCCGTGGGAATGTCCTGGTGCTTTCTCCATTCTATCCTGGATGGAGCATGCATATGGAATCTATCATCCTATTGGAGGGGTCAATCAGCTTTCCGAAAGCATGGCGAAAGTCGTGAAAGAATATGGTGGGACGATTAACCTTGGTACAGGTGTTAAAAAGCTTTGGCTAGACGGCCGCAAAGTGAAAGGTGTCATTTTGGAGAATGGCTCAAAAGTGGAAGCGGATGAAGTGGTGGTTAACGGTGACTTTGCCCATGTGATGACAAACTTAGTAGATGACAATGTATTACAAAAGTACAGCAAACGGAAGCTTGAAAAGAAAAAGTATTCCTGCTCCACTTTTATGATCTACCTTGGACTGGACACTACTTATGATCTTCCACACCACAGCATTATTTTTGCGGAAGACTACAAAAAGAATGTGGAAGAGATCACTAAAACAAAAAAACTTTCAAGTGACCCATCCATCTATGTACAGAATGCTTCTGTAACTGACCCTACATTGGCTCCAAAAGGAAAATCTGCCCTTTATATCCTTGCACCTGTTCCAAACAACTTCAGTGAGATAGATTGGCAGGAGAATAAAGATAAATTCCGAGAATTAGTCTTTCAAACTCTTGAGAAAAAGAGCGGATTTAAAGGCCTGAGGGATCACATAGAAGTAGAAAAAATCATTACACCGGCTGATTGGGAAAAAGAGGTACTTGTCTATAAAGGTGCTACTTTCAACCTTGGCCATCAATTGACACAGATGATGGTATTGCGCCCGCATAATAAATTCGAAGAGCTTGAAAACTGTTGGCTTGTTGGTGGGGGTACGCATCCAGGAAGCGGATTGCCGACCATCCTTGAATCAGCAAGAATCACAACCCGGCTACTAAGGGAAAAGCACGAAACACATGCTCAAAAAAGCTTTCAAGCGCAAAGATTGGAGAAGGCTCAATGAGTAAACATATTGCAATAGCAGGAGCAGGTATCGGTGGTATGATAACAGCGCTTCTATTAAAGAAGCAAGGGTTTCAAGTTAGCTTATATGAGAAAGAAAAACAAGCAGGAGGTAGACTTGCTTTTGTCGAAAAGGAAGGGTACCGGATAGATCAAGGTCCAACTATCGTCCTGCTGCCGGATATGCTGAAAGAAATTTTAGCGGAAGCCGGCGTGTCTGAAGATGCTTGGGAGCTACTTGGCCTTGATACCCTTTATACCATTCATTTCAAAGATGGAAAGAAATACACGAAGTATAAAGACAAAAATACACAATTACAAGAGTTATCAAAGCAATTTCCGGGTGAAGAAGAAGGCTTTAAGCAATATATGACGGACATGAAAAAGAGCTTTGAGGTCGGGAAAGCCTCCTTCCTGGAGAAATCGTTTACGCGAAAACGAGATTTCTGGACGGGGAAAAATCTTAAGACCTTGCTTAGGTTAAAAGCTTATCATTCAACCAAAAAATTCGCAGGATCCTATTTCAAGGACGAACGCCTCCGAGAAGCGTATTCCCTTCAAACATTATATATTGGAGGAAATCCACAAACGGCACCTGCCATGTATAGTTTAATTC
Proteins encoded in this region:
- a CDS encoding phytoene desaturase family protein; translated protein: MSKKIVVVGAGPGGLAAAMMLSANGYEVTVMEKQPYVGGRNSAIKLGDFTFDMGPTFLSMPQIAEEIFQESRRNMHDYMEMKELKDMYELVFPDKSFMVTRNKEKMKETIERYFPGDGEGYERFMSETEKRMDALTPILQGKMDRFYHYFQWKVIKALPQLSLGSSLYDQLSKYFRQEQLKLAFTFQSKYLGMSPWECPGAFSILSWMEHAYGIYHPIGGVNQLSESMAKVVKEYGGTINLGTGVKKLWLDGRKVKGVILENGSKVEADEVVVNGDFAHVMTNLVDDNVLQKYSKRKLEKKKYSCSTFMIYLGLDTTYDLPHHSIIFAEDYKKNVEEITKTKKLSSDPSIYVQNASVTDPTLAPKGKSALYILAPVPNNFSEIDWQENKDKFRELVFQTLEKKSGFKGLRDHIEVEKIITPADWEKEVLVYKGATFNLGHQLTQMMVLRPHNKFEELENCWLVGGGTHPGSGLPTILESARITTRLLREKHETHAQKSFQAQRLEKAQ